A window of the Loxodonta africana isolate mLoxAfr1 chromosome 3, mLoxAfr1.hap2, whole genome shotgun sequence genome harbors these coding sequences:
- the LOC100664836 gene encoding zinc finger protein 345-like gives MLPIFNRSHTIENLCGSNENSQCGKTLSQIPNLTVIKRNPPEVNAFACFECGIAFMHHSSHKHHTKSHTACNISQCKECGEACSCHSHLTTPMRTHNGKKCHKCKICGKNICVSALKNPVTTLTGEKRYECNKCGKDFSSFSSFWTHVRGHKCIGKECCKTYNCPSFLILHKKIHNRDKPYQHKKCGKGISQSSHLTTHIRAHDGQRPYECRECGKAFSQSSSLTQHIRTHSGQRPYERKECGKAFRCSSHLTQHVRTHSGEKPYECKQCWKAFRYSSGIAKHKRTHSGEKPYECKDCGKAFSCSSHLTSHVKTHSGEKSYECKQCGKAFRYSSALTEHRRTHSGEKPYECKECGKAFSCSSALTIHVRTHSGERPYECKQCGKAFRQFSALTTHVRIHSGQRPHECKECGKTVSRSCDLSLHVRTHSGERPFKCKECERAFSCSSSLTRHRRTHSRGKPYEHKECGKAFSLASHLTRHVRTHSGARPYECKECEKAFRDSSALIKHVRTHSGERPYECKQCGKAFSSSSALVIHIRTHSGERPYECKECGKAFRCSSFLTNHIRIHSGEMPYECEECGKVFREASNLTRHTRTHSRKKPFECKKCGKTFRCSSHLTTHRRTHSGEALRM, from the coding sequence ATGTTGCCTATTTTTAACAGAAGTCATACCATAGAGAACCTCTGTGGAAGTAATGAAAACAGTCAGTGTGGGAAAACATTAAGTCAAATTCCAAATCTTACTGTGATaaaaagaaatcctccagaagtaAATGCTTTTGCATGCTTTGAGTGTGGAATAGCCTTCATGCATCACTCATCACATAAGCATCATACCAAATCTCACACTGCATGCAATATTTCtcagtgtaaggaatgtggagaagCCTGCAGTTGTCACTCTCACCTAACCACTCCTATGAGAACtcacaatggaaagaaatgccATAAATGTAAGATATGTGGGAAGAACATTTGTGTCTCAGCCCTAAAGAACCCTGTGACAACACTCACTGGTGAGAAACGCTATGAATGTAACAAATGTGGGAAAGATTTCTCTAGTTTCTCATCCTTTTGGACACATGTGAGAGGTCATAAGTGTATAGGTAAAGAATGTTGTAAAACCTATAATTGTCCTTCATTCCTCATCTTACATAAAAAAATTCATAACAGAGATAAGCCTTATCAACATAAGAAATGTGGGAAAGGCATTAGTCAGTCTTCacacctcactacacatataagagCACACGAtgggcagaggccttatgaatgcagggaatgtgggaaagcatttAGTCAGTCCTCATCCCTCACtcaacatataagaactcacagtgggcagaggccttatgaacgtaaggaatgtgggaaagcctttaggtgTTCCTCACACCTCACTCAACAcgtaagaactcacagtggagagaagccttatgaatgcaAGCAATGTTGGAAAGCCTTTCGTTATTCATCAGGCATCgctaaacataaaagaactcacagtggagagaagccttatgaatgtaaggattGTGGAAAAGCCTTCAGTTGTTCTTCACACCTCACTTCACATGtaaaaactcacagtggagagaagtcttatgaatgtaagcaatgtggcaAAGCCTTTCGTTATTCTTCAGCCCTCACTGAGCACAGAAGAACTCACAGTggtgagaaaccctatgaatgtaaggaatgtgggaaagcctttagttgttcctcTGCCCTCACTATACATGTGaggactcacagtggagagaggccctatgaatgtaagcagtgtgggaaagcctttaggcagTTCTCAGCCCTCACTACGCATGTAAGAATTCATAGTGGACAGAGACCtcatgaatgtaaagaatgtgggaaaacCGTTAGTCGTTCCTGTGACCTCTCTTTACatgtaagaactcacagtggagagaggcctttcaaatgtaaagaatgtgagagagcctttagttgttcctcaTCCCTTACTAGACATAGAAGAACTCATAGCAGAGGGAAGCCTTATGAAcataaggaatgtgggaaagcctttagtctgGCCTCACACCTCACTAGACatgtaagaactcacagtggagcgagaccttatgaatgtaaggagtgTGAGAAAGCCTTTAGGGATTCCTCAGCCCTCATTAAACATGTAAGGACTcatagtggagagaggccttatgaatgtaagcaatgtgggaaggcTTTTAGTTCTTCATCAGCCCTTGTTatacatataagaactcacagtggagaaaggccttatgaatgtaaggaatgtgggaaagctttcagATGTTCCTCATTCTTAACTAATCAtataagaattcacagtggagagatgCCTTATGAGTGTGAAGAATGTGGGAAAGTCTTTAGGGAAGCCTCAAACCTCACTAGACATACAAGAACTCACAGTAGAAAGAAGCCTTTTGAATGTAagaaatgtgggaaaacctttaggtGTTCCTCACACCTTACTACACATAGAAGAACTCATAGTGGAGAGGCCTTAAGAATGTAA